The DNA window tttgcattgaactgccagctaaaattggagttacagctgctattgacgggatgtcaatgtgatgaccgcgGCTGAAGCTCAGTgctttgctagcattagccatttagcatgaaACTAGCTAGGGGAAGATTTTCAACATCTGGTTAAAAGCTACGTATATTATAGCGATGTAATTGATCCTATTTATGATGTATTGTATAAAACTATGGCAGGAACAACataaaatgaactaaatgaaTACTGAGCCACCATCCCGCTTGGTagactttgtttttcagagaggttCTGTACCACAATAATGCACATTCGCACTCAAAGTcttcaaatcttacctttatgtatTCCCACGTAGCATCAGCATTCGGTAGCAAGTATGAGGGtaaagaaaaaggggggaaatacATCCAtatacatccatacagcccaCTATGTAATGGAGAACGGTGGatcggtgcgttcaatgacaaaaaaaagtaggacaaatcgcagctcacattaaacattcaaaaactgtagGATTTCTCATCAATTGttacaataatgtaataaaataatatttactgcaaTATAGCGATTAatgtctatgtattttaatgtgttttaaaagagaaattaaattacattgagTTTACAATTTAGATGACATGTTTTGACTATTGGCCTGTGTTTtaagtattttcatttgtacatttcttgaaggaaaggtgcattgtggaaaatctttaataataatcctttctgaatgttcataaataggcttttttactcacaagCAAAAACaggtatcataaataaacaaatcttattttgagctgacacaaataaacatagACGTGtgagtgtgagaggtctcactcgctcacattttgtatttgctgaacgtttgtgggcgagtttaagagctaatgtgttaataataaagaaaattagtaatacaaaaatatgcttgctgactgtattgttttaaataataatttgatttacTTATATTTACATACTTATTAGAGATCTAAACGTATTTCCaccattaaatgtgattaattctgagttaattatggacaaaaaatgcaattaatcgcaatcaaatattttaatcaattgacaacagaaataattatttttgtcatatgttGTGTGCAGTACACAATAAATCTTAACCGGCAGTCCCTGGGCTATGTCGACATTTATTGTGGCTCAGCGTGTAATTTTAAGACAAAATACAACCTCGGAGAATCAACAAATGCTCCTAATGTATAATAACTGGAAATGTATGTGGTCCTTGTCAGCCTCCTCATCTTCACAATGCAGGATATGAGGTGGGTGGACAAATATGGCCACGTCTGAAAGGATCTGATTATGTGTACACAAAGGCAGAGTAAAGGCCGTAAATAATCCACATCCTGCCGACTGGCGTGTGCTCATATTAACTGGTTGTTCATCTTTCCTCTGTTGTGCGTGGCCAGTGCGCACTCTTCCGCCTGTGTCCTTTTATGCCTGTTGCAGCACATTTTCAAATCCTCCTGCACGCTGTTGCTCACCAGCATGTAGAGCACGGGGTCCACCACGCAGTTCAGGCTGGACAGGGCCAGCGTGCACGAGAAGGGGAAGTGCATCTTCTGCTCAAACTGACAGTAGCTGGCGTGGTCGCTGGTGTAGAAGACGAGCGAGCGCGTGAGCAGGAAAAGGTGGTAGGGCGCGAAACAAAAGGAGAAGATGCCGATGACCCCGAAGGAGAGCATGCGGACCTTCCTCTTGACCTGCACGCTCAAGCCGGGACTCTGCCCCACCGTGGCGAGCACCCTCCAGTAGCTGACGGCCAACACCAGCAGGGGGAGCAAGAAGCCGATGCCCACACGGAGCAGGTTGAACAAGGCGACAGGTTTCTGCATGGGGTAGGTCTCGTAACAGCGGTCGTTGCTGTCTTTGTCATCGTGGGCGTCCGTGAGGTTGTCGTTGACCAGCACCACGATGTGCAGCGTCATGACCAGCACGTAGACGGTGGCGCACTGGGCCCAGGCGTAGCGTGACGTGCGGTGGGTCTTGAAGCGGAGAGGGTTGGTGACCACCAGGCAGCGGTCTACGGAGATGCAGCAGAGCAGGTAGATGCTGATGTACATGTTGGAGTAGTAGAAGAAGCCCGCCACGCTGCAGGACATGACGCCCAGCTTCCAGTGGTGGTCTTGGTGGTAGTAGTTGATCCACAGGGGCACGGTGAACAGGAACAGCATGTCCGACAGCGACAGACTCAGCAAGAAAATGCCCAGCACGTTTTCCTTGCGCACCTGTTGCCAGATGGGGACCAGGGTGAGCACGTTGAAGATCAAGCCCAAGATGAAGGCCAGGATGTAGACGGTCATCAGGAGGTCACTAATGGCGCTGCTGTCAATCTTAACACACTCTGCAGTGGCGTTTGGCACCACTGTGGTGTTCATTGTGCCTGCAGGTCACACAAGGTTGTGGGTGTCACTCAAGTACTACACAAAGCaccatgtatttgtatgtacttATACTTCATCCCATATGGTGAATCAGCAAGTGATAAAAGAAGGAAGCGTTATGACATTTTACTTTGATTTACTTCTCCTGTACTGTTTTGTACTTGTCTGCCGTAGTGCACCGAACAAAGGGAAGCCTTTTGGTCTCAACATGGACTGCCGGCACCTTCAAGGATAAAGGATAAAGATAGTACTGGCATCTTAAGGATCACAAGGAGGTGGGTCCATAAATAGtctttttattgcaaaaacaaaaatggtctATGGTCTGCCTCCTCCGCGCCAAAACATCAGCAACCTCAACTGTCCTCCTCCCGCATGCGTAGGGTATGCTGAACTATACTGTGCTGAACAATATTAAACTATACGCTCAACCgtgctgtgcttttttttaatactactatactaaactattgtgtgtactatatactatactattgtgtggtgtgtgtgtgtgtgtgtgtgtgtgtgtgtgtgtgtgtgtgtgtgtgtgtgtgtgtgtctagtatgaaGGGTGGGAGgaaggggctttcttagtatttgtttttccttttaattgtggtaattgtttttaattctgtaaagcactttgttgcatgtctttgcaggaaaagtgctatacaaataaagttgatttgatttaaacTATACTGTACGATAGTAAAGTATGCTGAACTATGCGATGCTTGACTAAACGATCCTGTGCCCCACTttactatactgtacataatactATAGTTCTATGCTAGACTAGACTATCATGTGCTAAACTAACTACACAATACTGTActaatatactgtactatactatagtATGTTGATTGATACTATGCTAAACTAGACTATCATACATTCTATACCATACCACATACTGTCTATACCTATATCATGTAGTATATCATATATCCATACTATGCAATACTAAACTATACTGAACTATGCTATGTAATACTATACAGCACTATACTATAGTATGTTGAACTATGCTATACTAAACTATACTGCACTATACTATAGGATATTGAACTATGCTGTGCTAAACTATACTGCACTGTCCTATAGTATATTGAACTATGCTGTGCTAGACTATGCAATACTACACTAAACTATACTGCACTATACTATAGTATGTTGAACTATGCTGTGCTAGACTATGCAATACTACACTAaactatactgtac is part of the Doryrhamphus excisus isolate RoL2022-K1 chromosome 8, RoL_Dexc_1.0, whole genome shotgun sequence genome and encodes:
- the gpr184 gene encoding G protein-coupled receptor 184 isoform X2, with protein sequence MLDMNAAFQPLDLLKAAGTMNTTVVPNATAECVKIDSSAISDLLMTVYILAFILGLIFNVLTLVPIWQQVRKENVLGIFLLSLSLSDMLFLFTVPLWINYYHQDHHWKLGVMSCSVAGFFYYSNMYISIYLLCCISVDRCLVVTNPLRFKTHRTSRYAWAQCATVYVLVMTLHIVVLVNDNLTDAHDDKDSNDRCYETYPMQKPVALFNLLRVGIGFLLPLLVLAVSYWRVLATVGQSPGLSVQVKRKVRMLSFGVIGIFSFCFAPYHLFLLTRSLVFYTSDHASYCQFEQKMHFPFSCTLALSSLNCVVDPVLYMLVSNSVQEDLKMCCNRHKRTQAEECALATHNRGKMNNQLI
- the gpr184 gene encoding G protein-coupled receptor 184 isoform X1 encodes the protein MLRPKGFPLFGALRQTSTKQYRRSTMNTTVVPNATAECVKIDSSAISDLLMTVYILAFILGLIFNVLTLVPIWQQVRKENVLGIFLLSLSLSDMLFLFTVPLWINYYHQDHHWKLGVMSCSVAGFFYYSNMYISIYLLCCISVDRCLVVTNPLRFKTHRTSRYAWAQCATVYVLVMTLHIVVLVNDNLTDAHDDKDSNDRCYETYPMQKPVALFNLLRVGIGFLLPLLVLAVSYWRVLATVGQSPGLSVQVKRKVRMLSFGVIGIFSFCFAPYHLFLLTRSLVFYTSDHASYCQFEQKMHFPFSCTLALSSLNCVVDPVLYMLVSNSVQEDLKMCCNRHKRTQAEECALATHNRGKMNNQLI